The genomic window GGTCGCTCCCGGTCATCGCGTTGCGCGTTTTCACGAAGTCCGCGATTGAGCGCTGCAGCGAGAGGAAGTGAGTGGCCGCCGCGTCGTCGTCGGTCGAATCGAAGTCCCGGCGGAGGATGATCGGCTCGCCGTCCTCGCGGGCTCGAGCCGTCTTCTGGGCGTGGCCGACCGTTCCGCGTCGCGCGTCCTCGGCCGCGTCGCCGCCGACCTCGGCGATACGACTCGAGTCGCCGAGGTTGTCCCCGGCCCCGTCGACGAGCCCCTCGTCGGCGTGGGTCGGCGAGAACATCTTCGAGACCCGGATATCGCGGCTGTCCTGTTCGTACCACTGGTGGAGGTGTAGCCGGATTTTCGAGAGGTGGATGGTCGTCCCGCCGGCGAAGGGACCGTCCCGAATCGTCACGCGGTCCTCGCTCGCCTGCGTCTTCCTGAAGCCGGATTTGAACCCCATGAACATCGGCGCGTCGTCGGGAACCGGCTCGCTGTCCGGGATGCCGCTGACGCCGGACTGGCGATCCGCCGGGAGGCCGCGGCCGATGAATCCCGTTCGGCGCTCGGCTACGTCGAAGACCCCCTCGAGGGTGCCCTCGACCTCGAGCCCGTTGAGTTCCTCGAGGTCGCCTTGCAGCGCCTCTTCGGCGCTCAGCGTGACGTGGCCGTAGTCGCTGGCCAGATGGATCAGGGCGTCGTACTCGTCGAGTTCGGGGTCCTCGATCGGCGCGAGCGCTTCGGGATCGGGCAGGTCGACGCTTTCGGGAAGGTCAGTCTCGAACCGATCGAAGTACGCCGGACCGTAGCCGATCGTAAACGCCAGTCCCTCGTTCCCGCGTTTGTACGCTTTCTCGAGGGTTTGGAACGCGGTCTCGAGTTGCTCGCGTTCGTCTTCGGCGTCCGCTGGCCCGTCGCCGACGTACTCGAGGCCGAGCAGGAGGTGGTGTTCGGGCGGCTCGATGTTCCCGTGGTCGTCCTCGGCGAGGAACTCGTTCCACGCGTGCTGGCGGTCGGGAAGTTCTTCGGGGCTGAGCGCGGCCTGTGGCACGTCCTCGGTCTCCTCGCGCTGGAGGCAGGCGGCGAGCGCGCTCGCACCGCCGATGGCGACGGCGCTGCGGACGAACGCGCGACGCGAGAGCCCGCGGTCCGGACCGTTCATACACGACCCTCGGTGGTTCGCGACTAAGGCTATTGCGGTCACACCGACCGGTACAGCCATCCGTCTGAGAGTGGTACATTCTCGCATGAATCAGGTCGAAGTGTTCGTCGAGATCGACGCCCCGCCGGCGGCCGTCTGGGACGCGCTGCTCTCGTTCGACACCTATCCCGAGTGGGACCCGATCCGTCGCACGATCGAGGGGGTCGCCGTCGACACGGCGGGACGCGAGGGCAGCGCCGAACCCGCCGATCTCACCCGGCTACTCGACGGACCGATGGCCGTCACCGTCGACCCTCACAGACGACTCGGCTGGCTCGACCGGCTCGTGGTGCCCTTCGCGTTCGACCGCTACCACGAGTTCCACCTCGTGCCGATCGACGACGGCGAGCGAACGCGACTCCTCCAGCGGGAGACGGTCCGCGGCGCATTCGCCCCGCTCACGTTCGACGAGGGGCGCGTGGAACGGGCGTTCATCGAGATGAATGACGCGATCGCGGCCCGGGCCGAACGCCGGACGAGCGCGAGCCCGATCGCCTGATTCCTGCTCCGTACTCGGTCACGCCTGTCGAATCAACCCCGCCCGAGCGATCAGACCAACTCGAGCAGCGCCTCGAGGGACTCGATTTCGTGTGCCGGCTCGCTCGAGAGGGCGTACTCCCTGCGGTGATCCCGCCGGATGAACGCCGCGTCGATGCCGGCCGCGTCGGCCGCGGCGATGTCGACGCGACTGTCCCCCACGAACAGCGGGTTCTCGACCGCGAGATCTGCCAGCGCCCGCTCGAGGTAATACGGCGTCGGCTTCTTGCGCTCGATGCCCTCGAGGGTCGGCTCGCGGCCGTACCAGACATCGACCGCGAGGTCGCAGTGCTCGAGGACGTTCCCGATCGTCTCGTGTTGGTTGTTGCTGACGATCGCCGTCGGGGTCGACAGCGACTCGAGCGTCGCGACGTCGTCGTAGTGGCGTTTTCGACCGGCCCGAAGCTCGGCGAGTTGGGCCGCGATCGCGGCGTCTTCGCGGGCGCGCCAGAGGTCGTCGAGATCGATACCGTGGTGGTCAGCGGTTCGACGCAGCGAGGTCACGTCCGGACTGAGCAACGTCTCGATGTGGTCGGCGGGCGGATCCGTGACGCCGACGCTCTCGAAGGCGTCGGTCATCGCGTCGATCAGTACGTCCCGATCCGTCGGCGTCGTCAGGACGCCGTCGTTGTCGAAGATGACCGCGTCGTACGCCGTTTGGGCACCCATGTGGCCTGTCGTAGGACCGGGGGGATTTCGGCGTTGTGTCGGACAGCGACTGAGGTTTCTCCTCACTTGCCCGATCCGACGCCCCGCCTCGGTCCCTACCTATCGGGCGACGAGAAAATACTTATACATCGCTTGACAACCCGCGAGCCACTTCACTGGTCCCGCTATGACAACCGCCCGATCCGATTCCGCGACGCCGACCGACGATCCCGTGACGACGCTCGAGTCGCTCCGGGCGGTCGTCAGGTCGCGTCTCGGAATCGATCCGCGGGCGCTCGCCGCGTTCCGGATCGGGCTGGGACTCGTCGTCCTGTTCGATCTGCTCTTGCTTCGGCTCCCGGGACTGGTCACGTTCTACACGGACGAGGGGGTCCTCCCCCGCTCCGCTCTCAGGGAGGTGTCGCCAGCGCTCGCGAAGTGGTCCCTTCACGCCCTCTCGGGCTCCGCGTGGGCACAGGGGCTCTTGCTCGCGATCACCGGTCTCTTCGCGACGTGCGTGCTTGTCGGCTACCGCCACCGGCTCGCGGCCGTCGGCGCGGCGCTGCTCCTCGCGTCGCTTCACGCCCGCAACCCGTATCTGGTCAACGGCGGCGATACGATCCTCATCTCGCTGCTCCTCTTCGCGGCCGTCCTTCCGCTCGAGGCCCGGTGGTCGCTCCGTCCGCGTCGACTCGAGTTCCGGTCCGCGAGCGGGGACGATCCTCGCGTAGTTTCGACGGCGACCGCGATCCTCTGCCTGCATATCGTCGTCATCTACGCGATCAATGCGATCCTCAAGTTCCGGAGCGACGCGTGGCTGTCCGGCGTGGCCGTAAAGCGGATCTTCCGACTCGAGGACTTCATCGACCACGCGGGGCCGACGATCGCGGAGTTCCCCGCTCTCCTGACCGCGATCAACTGGCTCTGGATCGCGGTTCTCGCCGCGTCGGTGCTGCTCGTGGTCGCGCCCGGTCGGCTCCGGACCGCGACCGTCGCCGCGTTCGTCGGCGCTCACCTCAGCATGGCGGCGACGATGCGTCTGGGTGCCTTCCCGTTCGTCATGGTCGCCGTCCTGCTCGTCTTCCTCCCGCCGCCGGTCTGGGACCGAATCGAGCGCTTCGTTTCGGCGAGTGGGCTCGAGGGGCGTCTCGAGTCCCGCGCGGTCAGAGGGGAGTCTGGAGAAACGGGGAAGACGGTAGCCGAGTCAACGGTCTCACCGCGCGTTCGGCGCGGTACCCGACTCGCCGCGGCGGGGCTTCTCGTCTGTCTCTTCCTCGCCGTGGTGGGCTGGCAGGTCGCCGCGGCGGGACTCGTCGATACTCCGGCCTCGAGCGACGACGGCGCGCTGGGGAGCGCGAGTTGGGCCTTCTTTGCGCCCCAGCCGCCCGACTCCTACAGCTGGTACGTCGTCGAGGCGACCCCCGAGTCCGGAGAATCGACCGATCTGGTCACCGGCGATCCGGCGACGTTCGACCGCCCGGACAACGCAATGGATCGATACCCGACGACGCTCTGGAAGCGGTACGGGACGAAGGGACAGGGGGCGGGCGACGCCGCCCTCGAGTCGGCGGGCGCGTACTTCTGTGACCGCGCCCCTGCCGGGACCGAGTCGGTGACGATCTATCGCGTCGAACAGCCGGTCGACGCGGACGGGCCGGTCGGCGAGCCGATCCCCCACGAGACGGTTACCCG from Natrinema versiforme includes these protein-coding regions:
- a CDS encoding HTTM domain-containing protein; the encoded protein is MTTARSDSATPTDDPVTTLESLRAVVRSRLGIDPRALAAFRIGLGLVVLFDLLLLRLPGLVTFYTDEGVLPRSALREVSPALAKWSLHALSGSAWAQGLLLAITGLFATCVLVGYRHRLAAVGAALLLASLHARNPYLVNGGDTILISLLLFAAVLPLEARWSLRPRRLEFRSASGDDPRVVSTATAILCLHIVVIYAINAILKFRSDAWLSGVAVKRIFRLEDFIDHAGPTIAEFPALLTAINWLWIAVLAASVLLVVAPGRLRTATVAAFVGAHLSMAATMRLGAFPFVMVAVLLVFLPPPVWDRIERFVSASGLEGRLESRAVRGESGETGKTVAESTVSPRVRRGTRLAAAGLLVCLFLAVVGWQVAAAGLVDTPASSDDGALGSASWAFFAPQPPDSYSWYVVEATPESGESTDLVTGDPATFDRPDNAMDRYPTTLWKRYGTKGQGAGDAALESAGAYFCDRAPAGTESVTIYRVEQPVDADGPVGEPIPHETVTRSC
- a CDS encoding HAD family hydrolase is translated as MGAQTAYDAVIFDNDGVLTTPTDRDVLIDAMTDAFESVGVTDPPADHIETLLSPDVTSLRRTADHHGIDLDDLWRAREDAAIAAQLAELRAGRKRHYDDVATLESLSTPTAIVSNNQHETIGNVLEHCDLAVDVWYGREPTLEGIERKKPTPYYLERALADLAVENPLFVGDSRVDIAAADAAGIDAAFIRRDHRREYALSSEPAHEIESLEALLELV
- a CDS encoding SRPBCC domain-containing protein, with amino-acid sequence MNQVEVFVEIDAPPAAVWDALLSFDTYPEWDPIRRTIEGVAVDTAGREGSAEPADLTRLLDGPMAVTVDPHRRLGWLDRLVVPFAFDRYHEFHLVPIDDGERTRLLQRETVRGAFAPLTFDEGRVERAFIEMNDAIAARAERRTSASPIA
- a CDS encoding Tat pathway signal protein — its product is MNGPDRGLSRRAFVRSAVAIGGASALAACLQREETEDVPQAALSPEELPDRQHAWNEFLAEDDHGNIEPPEHHLLLGLEYVGDGPADAEDEREQLETAFQTLEKAYKRGNEGLAFTIGYGPAYFDRFETDLPESVDLPDPEALAPIEDPELDEYDALIHLASDYGHVTLSAEEALQGDLEELNGLEVEGTLEGVFDVAERRTGFIGRGLPADRQSGVSGIPDSEPVPDDAPMFMGFKSGFRKTQASEDRVTIRDGPFAGGTTIHLSKIRLHLHQWYEQDSRDIRVSKMFSPTHADEGLVDGAGDNLGDSSRIAEVGGDAAEDARRGTVGHAQKTARAREDGEPIILRRDFDSTDDDAAATHFLSLQRSIADFVKTRNAMTGSDLTDGSISSRTNNGILQYIRVRNRANYLVPPRGLRALPAPNSESA